A section of the Paralichthys olivaceus isolate ysfri-2021 chromosome 14, ASM2471397v2, whole genome shotgun sequence genome encodes:
- the ogdhl gene encoding 2-oxoglutarate dehydrogenase-like, mitochondrial, giving the protein MSQLRALAGVLRGGCAGGSQWLRGCGGGALACRRRWVDPRRGCSSGAAPVPSAVASCSSYVEEMYFAWLEDHKNVHESWDTFFRNIQSSSPSGEAGEGRPSALFQGRVLSHSPDMAQKVVEDHLAVHTLIRAYQIRGHHVAQLDPLGILDTDLDSFVPSDLITTIDKLGFYGLDESDLDRSFQLPPTTFIGGGNTTLPLKEIIRRLETSYCGHIGVEFMFINNVDQCQWIRKKFETPGILQFTNAEKRTLLARLVRSTRFEDFLARKWSSEKRFGLEGCEVLIPALKSIIDKSSEAGIDSVIMGMPHRGRLNVLANVIRKDLDQIFCQFDPKLEAADEGSGDVKYHLGMYHERINRETDKNITLSLMANPSHLEAVDPVVQGKAKAEQFYRGDTEGKKVMSILMHGDAAFAGQGVVYETFHLSELPSYTTHGTIHVVVNNQIGFTTDPRVARSSPYPTDVARVVNAPIFHVNADDPEAVMYVCRVASEWRTTFNKDVVIDLVCYRRFGHNEMDEPMFTQPLMYKQICRQEHVLKKYSDRLIAEGVVTLQEFEEEVAKYDKICEEAYTSSKDEKILHIRHWLDSPWPDFFTAEGEPKSMSCVFTGLEEKVLQHIGQTASSVPLEDFKIHSGVARILRGRADLVKNRQMDWALGEYMAFGSLLKDGIHVRLSGQDVERGTFSHRHHVLHDQEVDKRTCVPMNHLWADQAPYTVCNSSLSEYGVLGFELGFAMANPNALILWEAQFGDFHNTAQCIIDQFISSGQAKWVRNNGIILLLPHGMEGMGPEHSSARPERFLQMSKDDPDHFPKFNGDFEVQQLHDCNWIVVNCSTPANYCHVLRRQILLPFRKPLIVFTPKSLLRLPDARSSFDDLAKGTRFKRLIPDEGPANQSPGHVKRVIFCTGKVYYELAKERKLQNLEKDVAIVRLEQISPFPFDLVRAEAEKFANAELVWCQEEHKNMGYYDYVRPRFLTVVSNKKPVWYVGRDPAAAPATGNKSTHLNELRRFMDTAFNLSAFRGKHL; this is encoded by the exons ATGAGTCAGTTGCGGGCGTTGGCGGGTGTCCTGCGGGGCGGATGTGCAGGGGGAAGCCAGTGGTTGCGCGGGTGTGGTGGAGGGGCCCTGGCCTGCAGGCGCCGCTGGGTCGATCCCAGGAGAGGCTGCTCCTCCGGGGCTGCGCCTGTTCCCTCAGCGGTGGCCAGCTGCTCCAGCTATGTGGAGGAGATGTACTTTGCCTGGCTGGAGGATCATAAAAACGTCCACGAG TCCTGGGACACATTCTTCCGTAACATCCAGTCCTCCAGCCCATCTGGCGAGGCGGGTGAAGGACGCCCCTCCGCTCTGTTCCAGGGCCGAGTTCTGTCCCACTCACCAGACATGGCACAGAAAGTGGTGGAGGACCACCTGGCTGTGCACACTCTCATTAGAGCCTACCAG ATCCGTGGTCACCATGTTGCTCAGTTAGACCCTCTGGGAATCCTGGACACTGACCTGGACTCCTTCGTTCCCTCTGACCTGATCACCACCATCGATAAATTAG GTTTCTATGGTCTTGATGAGTCTGACTTGGACAGGAGCTTCCAGCTGCCCCCTACCACCTTCATCGGAGGAGGAAACACCACTCTGCCTCTGAAAGAGATCATACGCAGACTCGAG ACATCCTACTGTGGTCACATAGGAGTGGAATTCATGTTCATAAACAACGTGGACCAGTGTCAGTGGATCCGCAAGAAGTTTGAGACTCCAGGGATCTTGCAGTTCACTAATGCTGAGAAGAGAACTTTGCTCGCCCGCCTGGTCAGATCCACACG GTTTGAGGACTTCCTGGCCAGGAAGTGGTCTTCAGAGAAACGTTTTGGTCTCGAGGGCTGTGAAGTGTTAATCCCTGCTCTTAAAAGCATCATTGACAAATCGAGTGAGGCGGGCATTGACAGTGTGATCATGGGGATGCCACATCG AGGTCGATTGAATGTCCTCGCTAACGTGATCCGTAAGGACCTGGACCAGATATTCTGCCAGTTTGACCCTAAGTTAGAGGCAGCTGATGAG GGTTCAGGTGATGTCAAATACCACCTCGGGATGTACCACGAGAGGATCAACCGTGAGACTGACAAGAACATCACGCTGTCCCTCATGGCCAACCCCTCCCACCTTGAGGCGGTGGATCCAGTGGTTCAGGGAAAGGCCAAAGCTGAGCAGTTCtacagaggagacacagaggggaaGAAG GTCATGTCCATCCTGATGCATGGAGATGCTGCTTTTGCTGGACAAGGAGTTGTGTACGAgaccttccacttaagtgagcTTCCCTCCTACACGACACATGGTACAATCCATGTGGTGGTCAATAACCAG ATTGGCTTCACCACAGACCCTCGGGTCGCCCGCTCCTCTCCTTACCCCACTGATGTCGCCCGGGTTGTGAACGCACCCATCTTCCACGTGAATGCTGACGACCCTGAGGCCGTCATGTACGTTTGTCGGGTTGCGTCAGAGTGGAGGACCACCTTCAACAAGGATGTCGTCATTGACCTG gttTGTTACAGACGTTTTGGACATAACGAGATGGACGAGCCCATGTTCACTCAGCCACTGATGTACAAACAGATCTGTCGGCAGGAGCATGTGCTGAAAAAGTACTCTGACAGGCTGATTGCTGAGGGAGTGGTGACACTGCAGGAATTTGAG GAAGAAGTTGCCAAATATGACAAGATATGTGAGGAGGCATACACCAGCTCGAAGGATGAAAAGATCTTACACATTCGACACTGGCTTGACTCCCCCTGGCCTG ATTTTTTCACAGCGGAGGGAGAACCCAAGAGCATGAGTTGTGTCTTCACCGGACTGGAGGAGAAGGTTCTGCAGCACATTGGCCAGACTGCCAGCTCAGTGCCTCTGGAAGACTTTAAGATCCACTCTG gtgtggcTCGTATCCTGCGCGGTCGTGCAGACCTGGTGAAGAATCGTCAGATGGACTGGGCTCTAGGAGAGTATATGGCCTTTGGTTCCCTCCTCAAAGATGGCATCCATGTGCGACTCAGTGGGCAGGATGTGGAGAGGGGCACCTTTAG TCACCGTCATCATGTTCTGCACGACCAAGAGGTGGACAAACGTACTTGTGTTCCCATGAATCACCTGTGGGCCGACCAGGCTCCCTACACTGTGTGCAACAGCTCCCTGTCAGAGTACGGAGTGCTAG GTTTTGAGCTCGGCTTTGCCATGGCCAATCCAAATGCTCTGATCCTATGGGAGGCTCAGTTTGGGGACTTTCACAACACGGCCCAGTGTATCATCGACCAGTTCATCAGCTCGGGCCAGGCCAAGTGGGTCCGTAACAATGGTATCATCCTTCTGCTGCCACATGGGATGGAGGGAATG GGTCCTGAACATTCTTCAGCTCGACCCGAACGCTTCCTACAGATGAGCAAAGACGACCCCGATCACTTTCCT aAGTTTAATGGAGATTTTGAAGTCCAGCAGCTGCACGACTGTAACTGGATCGTGGTGAACTGCTCCACGCCTGCTAACTACTGTCATGTGCTCAGACGGCAGATTCTGCTGCCGTTCAGAAAACCG TTGATTGTTTTTACTCCAAAATCTCTGCTGAGGCTACCGGACGCAAGATCCAGTTTTGATGACCTCGCTAAAG GCACTAGATTCAAGAGGCTGATTCCCGACGAGGGTCCTGCAAATCAAAGCCCAGGTCATGTGAAGAGGGTGATTTTCTGCACTGGTAAAGTCTACTACGAGCTGGCtaaagagagaaaactgcaaaacCTGGAGAAAGATGTCGCCATTGTCAGACTTGAACAG ATCTCTCCATTCCCGTTCGACTTGGTcagagcagaggcagaaaaGTTTGCCAACGCTGAGCTGGTCTGGTGTCAGGAGGAGCACAAGAACATGGGTTACTATGATTACGTCCGGCCACGTTTCCTCACAGTGGTGTCCAACAAGAAACCCGTTTG GTACGTGGGACGGGACCCTGCAGCCGCGCCTGCAACAGGGAACAAGTCCACCCACCTGAATGAGCTGAGGAGGTTCATGGACACTGCTTTCAACCTGAGTGCTTTCCGGGGGAAGCACTTGTAG
- the chata gene encoding choline O-acetyltransferase, which produces MPVLDREPSKDSGGEDGLPKLPLPSLKDTLDTYLRCMKHLLTEEQFNKTQNTVKEFGAPGGVGELLQSKLKERREKEANWVYDFWLNDMYLNNRLALPVNSSPAMVFPLQNFKAPIDSLRFAAHLLSGVLEYKTLLDARALPVDYARGQLAGTPMCMEQYYRLFTSYRLPGPERDTLVAQESSVMPEPEHIIVACKKQFFVLDVVINFRRLNERDLLTQLDKIVKMADNEEEQLPPIGLLTSDGRTEWAESRRVLMRESTNRDSLDMIERCLCLVCLDDASGPELSDTTRAMWMLHGGGVAKNGGNRWYDKPMQFVVGADGCCGVVCEHSPFEGIVLVQCTEYLLKYMIGSPSKLVRAASVSELPAPRRLRWKCTPEVHKLLASSADKLQRLVRNLDMNVHKFYEYGKEFIKKQKISPDAYIQVALQLAYYRCHGRPVSTYESASIRRFQQGRVDNIRSATPKALAFVKAMTDGKQSTSDTEKMEMLRGAIAAQTNYTIRAITGMAIDNHLLGLRGIAHELRMEKPEIFSDEAYLISNQFILSTSQVPTTVEMFCCYGPVVPNGYGACYNPQSDHIIFSVSSFHESPQTCSAEFVKCLVQGLLDMRDLCNKCNCVSTPTKQRKEQMLETHTQTETNWQSKTQQRPCESSRNQQTLPQVLVKKPDQTQVEAQTQT; this is translated from the exons ATGCCGGTTCTGGACCGAGAGCCCTCCAAAGATTCAGGGGGAGAGGAT GGTCTGCCGAAGCTGCCGCTCCCCTCCCTGAAAGACACACTGGACACGTACCTGAGGTGCATGAAGCACCTGCTCACAGAGGAGCAGTTTAATAAGACCCAAAACACAGTGAAGGAGTTTGGAGCCCCTGGAGGAGTGGGAGAACTACTGCAGAGCAAACtcaaggagaggagggaaaaagaaGCTAACTGG GTGTACGACTTCTGGCTGAATGACATGTACCTGAACAACAGACTGGCTCTGCCTGTCAACTCCAGCCCTGCGATGGTCTTCCCCCTGCAGAACTTCAAGGCTCCCATCGACTCTTTGAG GTTTGCTGCACACTTACTGTCCGGTGTTTTGGAATACAAAACGCTTCTAGATGC acgtGCCCTGCCTGTGGACTACGCCCGGGGTCAGCTGGCTGGAACCCCGATGTGTATGGAGCAGTACTATCGCCTCTTCACTTCCTACCGCCTACCGGGACCAGAGAGGGACACACTAGTGGCCCAGGAAAGCAGTGTGATGCCAGAACCTGAACACATCATTGTGGCTTGTAAAAAGCAg TTCTTCGTCCTGGATGTGGTGATCAACTTCCGCCGCCTGAATGAAAGAGATCTGTTGACTCAGCTGGACAAAATTGTCAAGATGGCCgacaatgaagaggagcagctcCCACCCATAGGTCTTCTCACTTCAGATGGACGGACAGAGTGGGCAGAATCTCGCAGAGTGTTAATGAGAG AGTCAACAAACAGGGATTCTCTGGACATGATCGAGCGTTGTCTGTGTCTGGTTTGTCTGGATGATGCCAGCGGCCCCGAGCTGAGCGACACCACGCGTGCCATGTGGATGCTGCACGGAGGAGGTGTGGCCAAGAATGGTGGAAACCGCTGGTACGACAAACCAATGCAG TTTGTTGTAGGAGCTGACGGCTGCTGTGGAGTCGTTTGTGAACACTCACCATTTGAGGGAATCGTCCTGGTTCAGTGCACAGAGTATCTACTGAAATACAT GATTGGCAGCCCATCAAAGCTGGTCAGAGCTGCGAGTGTGAGCGAGCTGCCTGCACCGCGCAGACTCCGCTGGAAATGTACTCCAGAGGTGCACAAGCTGCTCGCCTCCTCTGCCGACAAGCTCCAAAG GCTGGTGAGAAATCTGGACATGAATGTCCACAAATTCTACGAATATGGGAAAGAGTTCATCAAGAAGCAGAAAATAAGTCCAGATGCCTACATTCAGGTGGCTCTTCAGTTGGCGTACTACCG ATGTCATGGCAGACCAGTGTCTACGTACGAGAGCGCCTCCATACGACGCTTTCAGCAGGGCAGAGTGGACAACATCCGCTCAGCCACCCCCAAAGCCCTGGCCTTCGTCAAAGCAATGACTGATGGGAAGCAGAGTACAAGC GATACAGAAAAGATGGAGATGTTACGAGGTGCCATAGCTGCACAGACAAATTACACTATTCGG gCCATTACAGGGATGGCAATAGACAATCACCTGCTAGGACTGCGTGGAATTGCACATGAGCTGAGgatggagaagccagagatttTTTCAGATGAAGCCTATCTCATCAGTAACCAGTTCATTCTCTCGACAAGTCAG GTCCCAACTACTGTAGAGATGTTCTGCTGTTACGGACCCGTGGTTCCAAACGGATATGGAGCGTGCTACAATCCTCAGTCAGACCACATCATCTTCTCAGTGTCCAGTTTCCATGAGAGCCCACAGACATGTTCAGCAGAATTTGTCAAGTGTTTGGTGCAGGGACTGTTGGACATGCGGGATCTGTGCAATAAATGCAACTGCGTCTCCACCCCGACCAAACAGAGGAAGGAGCAGATGCTGGAGACGCACAcgcaaacagaaacaaactggcaaagcaaaacacagcagagaccaTGTGAGTCGTCCAGGAACCAACAAACGCTGCCACAGGTTCTGGTGAAGAAGCCGGACCAGACTCAAGTGGAGGCTCAAACCCAGACttga